A genomic region of Leptotrichia hofstadii contains the following coding sequences:
- the efeB gene encoding iron uptake transporter deferrochelatase/peroxidase subunit has translation MSDENDKKWFDKKISRRDFLKKAGMVGAGAAIGASGAGAIFANMFSGKANQVVGNEKISFYGEHQSGIATPVQKNVYFAVLDLHSTDREEIKQMFKDWTDYSEKLMKGELVAPELSNHLVPPLDTGEAVGLNPYRLTITFGISPSFLDKLKMDNKKMEEFKDLPHFPRDQIKDKYKGGDICIQACADDAQVAFHAVRNLVRKGRALITLKWTQAGFLPIGNGKETPRNLFGFKDGTENPKNDNDFKNVVWYDKDNWLKNGTFLIVRRIQMHLETWDRTNLQEQENTFGRYKESGAPFGETDEFATIDINKKGPDGKPVLPIDSHVYLAKKADVKIARRAFSYSNGIDEVSGQFDAGLLFICFQKHPDQFIKIQNSLGNEDKLNEYITHIGTGIFACFGGIRKGEYIGQKLFE, from the coding sequence ATGAGTGACGAAAATGATAAAAAATGGTTTGACAAAAAAATATCACGTCGTGATTTTTTGAAAAAAGCTGGAATGGTAGGAGCTGGAGCCGCAATTGGAGCAAGTGGAGCTGGCGCTATTTTTGCCAACATGTTCAGCGGTAAAGCAAATCAGGTTGTTGGAAATGAAAAGATTTCATTTTATGGGGAACATCAGTCAGGAATTGCTACTCCTGTTCAAAAAAATGTCTATTTTGCGGTATTAGATTTACATTCTACGGACAGGGAAGAAATAAAGCAGATGTTCAAGGACTGGACAGATTATTCTGAAAAACTTATGAAAGGTGAACTTGTTGCACCTGAACTTTCCAATCATCTAGTTCCTCCACTAGATACAGGAGAAGCGGTGGGATTAAATCCATACCGTTTGACAATAACTTTTGGAATAAGTCCATCTTTTCTGGATAAATTGAAAATGGATAATAAGAAAATGGAAGAATTTAAGGATTTGCCACATTTTCCGAGAGACCAGATAAAGGATAAGTACAAAGGCGGAGATATTTGTATTCAGGCTTGTGCGGATGATGCGCAGGTAGCGTTTCACGCTGTGAGAAATCTTGTTCGTAAAGGTCGTGCCTTAATTACTTTAAAATGGACCCAAGCTGGTTTTTTACCAATTGGAAATGGAAAAGAAACTCCAAGAAATCTTTTTGGATTTAAAGATGGAACGGAAAATCCGAAAAATGATAATGATTTTAAAAATGTTGTCTGGTATGATAAAGATAATTGGCTTAAAAATGGGACTTTTCTTATTGTAAGACGTATTCAAATGCATCTTGAAACATGGGATAGAACTAATTTGCAGGAGCAGGAAAATACGTTTGGAAGGTATAAGGAAAGTGGAGCTCCCTTTGGAGAAACAGACGAATTTGCAACGATTGACATAAATAAAAAAGGACCAGACGGGAAACCGGTTCTACCAATTGATTCACATGTTTATCTTGCCAAAAAAGCTGATGTTAAAATAGCACGCCGTGCTTTTTCGTATTCCAATGGAATAGATGAAGTGAGTGGACAGTTTGATGCAGGTTTACTATTTATATGTTTCCAAAAACATCCTGATCAGTTTATAAAGATTCAGAACAGCTTAGGAAATGAAGATAAACTGAATGAATACATTACTCACATTGGAACAGGAATTTTTGCGTGTTTTGGAGGAATAAGGAAAGGAGAATACATTGGCCAGAAATTATTTGAATAA
- a CDS encoding DUF1694 domain-containing protein, which translates to MNWRNEMRTGVNNCNNEADVMKSVEEATDRAVNAQVEKNLFLGEYKERIIKALTFEEIKEKGIYYEIEKALENKDAAKMVISRHVDFNNIKKYIEIAKQKKIPYKMIDNLASMGEIALVVVAKDAIIHEAGDEIIVTSKLEKCHLKHLPDVYYEAMESAVCNFHLNIIKNEMPEYAKNYKELTFMDKLFGSKCPICQKLGGKKRG; encoded by the coding sequence ATGAATTGGAGAAATGAAATGAGAACTGGCGTTAATAACTGCAACAATGAAGCAGATGTTATGAAATCTGTAGAAGAGGCGACAGATAGAGCTGTAAATGCCCAAGTTGAAAAAAATCTGTTTCTTGGGGAATACAAAGAAAGAATTATAAAGGCTCTTACATTTGAGGAAATAAAGGAAAAAGGGATTTATTATGAGATAGAGAAGGCTTTAGAAAATAAAGATGCAGCCAAAATGGTTATTTCCCGTCATGTAGATTTTAATAATATAAAAAAATATATTGAAATAGCAAAGCAAAAGAAAATACCGTATAAAATGATAGATAATCTCGCGTCCATGGGGGAAATAGCACTTGTTGTCGTTGCAAAGGATGCAATTATCCATGAAGCTGGAGACGAGATTATTGTAACTTCCAAACTGGAGAAATGCCATTTGAAGCACTTGCCAGATGTGTATTATGAAGCTATGGAAAGTGCAGTTTGTAATTTTCATTTAAATATAATAAAAAATGAAATGCCTGAATATGCTAAAAATTATAAAGAATTAACGTTCATGGACAAGCTATTTGGCTCAAAATGTCCGATATGTCAAAAATTAGGAGGAAAAAAACGTGGTTGA
- a CDS encoding tyrosine-type recombinase/integrase, whose product MGQKSINLKNPAKENSNLTEHISKTEEKNNENNSKSKRKVQKKKISRENKTQIREFLDFLEFEKGSSKNTITGYNRDLLQFFLFAQKNFSEIEEKDIFQYIENLNEKLRRNSVLRKVSALKTFYKFCYLNKDVEKDPTGMIKTLKREQRLPEILTLKEMKQIVDNCPHTPEGMQNKLIIKILIATGARISETLNLEIKDVENQDYEFIKVLGKGSKYRIIPIYDSLENEIKNYLTIYRPKLKNASESFKIFPNTRREKFWKDLKTIAKNAKIEKNVYPHIFRHSLATILLGNGADIRIVQEILGHANITTTEVYTHVEKSKLKMIYNNIKLGDD is encoded by the coding sequence ATGGGACAAAAAAGTATTAATTTAAAAAATCCGGCAAAAGAAAATTCAAATTTAACTGAACATATTTCCAAAACAGAAGAAAAAAATAATGAAAATAATTCAAAAAGCAAAAGAAAAGTTCAAAAGAAAAAAATATCACGTGAAAATAAAACGCAAATTAGAGAATTTCTTGATTTTCTTGAATTTGAAAAAGGAAGTTCCAAAAACACTATTACTGGATACAATCGTGATTTGCTGCAATTTTTTCTGTTTGCTCAAAAAAATTTTTCTGAAATTGAAGAAAAGGATATTTTTCAATATATAGAAAATTTGAATGAAAAATTGAGAAGAAATTCGGTATTGAGAAAAGTTTCAGCTTTAAAGACATTTTATAAATTTTGTTATTTGAATAAAGACGTGGAAAAGGATCCGACAGGAATGATAAAAACTTTGAAACGTGAACAAAGGCTTCCTGAAATTTTAACACTGAAGGAAATGAAACAAATTGTCGATAACTGCCCTCACACGCCTGAAGGAATGCAAAACAAGCTGATTATCAAAATTCTCATTGCAACTGGAGCAAGAATTTCAGAAACCTTAAATCTGGAAATAAAAGATGTGGAAAATCAGGACTATGAATTTATAAAAGTGCTTGGAAAAGGTTCAAAATACCGTATAATACCAATTTATGACAGTCTTGAAAATGAAATAAAAAACTATTTGACTATTTACAGACCAAAATTAAAAAATGCGAGCGAAAGTTTTAAGATTTTTCCAAATACTCGACGGGAAAAATTCTGGAAAGATTTAAAAACCATTGCAAAAAATGCAAAAATTGAAAAAAATGTTTATCCACATATTTTCAGACATTCGCTTGCGACAATTTTACTTGGAAATGGCGCAGATATACGTATTGTTCAAGAAATACTCGGACATGCCAACATTACAACAACAGAAGTCTACACGCATGTTGAAAAATCCAAATTAAAAATGATCTATAATAACATAAAGCTGGGAGATGACTAG
- the efeO gene encoding iron uptake system protein EfeO, which yields MKKMGILLIIGALVVVSCGKDAGAKEAGKAGTTAEQTAEQGKADLSKETAEYKKYVEGQIDMLLKDTENFAQLLKDGKLEEAKKAYPLIRMAYERSEPIAESFGESDIKIDYRLVDFKEEFKNEEGWKGFHRIEKILWEQNTTKGTEKYADDLVNDIKELKAKIATIEVTPDLMVTGAIDLLNEVSTQKITGEEEVFSHTDLYDFRANIEGAQKIFELFRPKLEQKDAKLVTTLDTEFKAVNALLDKYMTDDKHYKLYTELTKEDTKALAEAVTKLGEPLSQMGIVIDATPKK from the coding sequence ATGAAAAAAATGGGAATTTTACTAATTATTGGAGCATTAGTGGTGGTAAGTTGTGGGAAAGACGCTGGAGCAAAGGAAGCTGGGAAGGCTGGAACAACAGCAGAGCAAACTGCTGAACAAGGAAAAGCTGATTTGAGTAAGGAAACTGCTGAATACAAGAAATATGTTGAAGGTCAGATTGATATGCTTTTAAAGGATACAGAAAACTTTGCACAATTACTAAAGGATGGAAAATTAGAGGAAGCAAAAAAAGCATATCCGTTAATCCGTATGGCTTATGAAAGATCTGAACCTATTGCTGAAAGTTTTGGAGAATCTGATATTAAGATAGATTACCGTCTTGTAGACTTCAAGGAAGAATTTAAAAATGAAGAAGGATGGAAAGGTTTTCATAGAATTGAAAAAATACTGTGGGAGCAAAACACTACAAAAGGAACTGAAAAATACGCAGACGATCTTGTAAACGACATTAAGGAGCTAAAGGCAAAAATTGCTACAATTGAAGTAACGCCTGATTTAATGGTTACAGGAGCGATTGACTTGTTAAATGAAGTTTCGACTCAAAAAATTACTGGAGAAGAAGAAGTATTCTCGCACACTGATTTATACGACTTTAGAGCAAACATCGAAGGGGCTCAGAAAATTTTTGAACTATTTAGACCTAAATTAGAACAAAAAGATGCTAAGCTTGTAACAACTTTAGATACTGAATTTAAAGCTGTAAATGCACTTCTTGATAAATATATGACTGATGATAAGCATTACAAATTATATACAGAATTAACAAAAGAAGATACAAAAGCTCTAGCTGAAGCAGTTACTAAACTTGGAGAACCTTTATCGCAAATGGGAATCGTAATAGACGCAACTCCTAAGAAATAA
- a CDS encoding NAD(+)/NADH kinase: MGNSEKLENNDNLNKKNQVKKVRIIKSGYGDENLLKDFYNFLKKKDIQEVFGVEEADLIISLGGDGTMLVAVKEAISRDIPVLAINMGSLGYLAEVKPQNAATMLQDYQNGKYKIEERAFLEVKYEDNIFYALNELVITKGGHEAHLIQVEVYSNGVFVNKYRADGIIVATPTGSTAYSLSAGGSIVHPGLNALSITPLASQSLTARPIIVNGCEVLSFKATSRDDSVHLNIDGNQWFQIQPNDLVSARLSKKKIRIIKPTNSDYYSILRQKLKWGDSVL; this comes from the coding sequence ATGGGAAATTCTGAAAAATTGGAAAATAATGATAATCTAAACAAGAAAAATCAAGTTAAAAAAGTTAGAATTATAAAAAGTGGATACGGAGATGAAAATTTATTAAAGGACTTTTATAATTTCCTGAAAAAAAAAGATATTCAGGAAGTTTTTGGAGTGGAAGAAGCTGACTTGATAATTTCACTTGGCGGAGATGGGACAATGCTTGTAGCTGTAAAAGAAGCTATTTCCAGAGATATTCCCGTTCTTGCAATAAATATGGGCTCTCTTGGCTATCTTGCAGAAGTGAAGCCACAAAATGCGGCGACAATGCTTCAGGACTACCAGAACGGAAAATACAAGATTGAGGAAAGGGCATTTTTAGAAGTAAAATATGAAGATAATATTTTTTATGCACTAAATGAGCTTGTAATAACAAAGGGAGGGCATGAAGCACATCTAATACAGGTGGAAGTTTACTCAAACGGTGTTTTTGTGAACAAGTACAGGGCTGACGGAATAATTGTCGCAACTCCTACAGGATCTACCGCTTATTCGCTTTCTGCTGGCGGTTCAATTGTCCACCCTGGACTAAATGCGCTCTCTATAACCCCTCTTGCTTCACAAAGCCTGACAGCAAGACCGATAATTGTAAACGGCTGCGAAGTCCTAAGTTTCAAGGCAACCTCCAGAGATGACTCAGTTCACCTGAATATCGATGGAAATCAATGGTTTCAAATACAGCCAAATGATTTGGTATCCGCAAGATTATCAAAGAAAAAAATCCGAATAATAAAACCTACAAACAGCGATTATTACAGCATTCTCCGACAAAAACTGAAATGGGGAGATTCTGTTTTATAA
- a CDS encoding 2,3-butanediol dehydrogenase produces the protein MAVMKAARWHNRKDVRVEEVEVPEITKENQIKIAVKYAGICGSDLHEYLGGPIFIPADNPHPYTGEKAPITMGHEFCGEVVEIGSGITKFKVGDRVTVEPILAKNGLIGKYNLDPNLNFIGLAGGGGGFSEFVVVNEDQAHKLPDEIDYEQGALTEPAAVAVYAVRQSRFNTGDTAAVFGCGPIGLLIIDALRASGATEIYAVEVSPERQEIAKKLGAIIVDPTKVNSVEYIKEKTNGGVNVSYEVTGVPAVLQQSLEAAEKDGELMVVSIWETEAPIQPNEVVIQERTIKGVIAYRDVFPKTLELMKQGYFSKDLLVTKRIKLEDIVTEGFEALVKEKSQVKILVSPK, from the coding sequence ATGGCAGTAATGAAAGCCGCTAGATGGCATAATAGAAAAGACGTAAGAGTTGAAGAGGTAGAAGTTCCAGAAATTACAAAAGAAAATCAGATTAAGATTGCAGTAAAATATGCAGGAATCTGTGGGAGCGATTTACATGAATATCTAGGAGGTCCTATTTTTATTCCAGCCGATAACCCACATCCATATACTGGAGAAAAAGCCCCAATTACAATGGGACACGAATTTTGCGGAGAAGTTGTGGAAATAGGAAGCGGAATTACAAAATTTAAAGTTGGAGACAGAGTTACAGTTGAGCCGATTCTAGCAAAAAATGGGCTAATTGGAAAATATAATTTGGATCCTAATTTGAACTTTATTGGACTTGCAGGTGGAGGCGGAGGTTTCTCTGAATTTGTAGTTGTAAATGAAGATCAGGCTCACAAACTTCCTGATGAAATCGACTATGAACAGGGAGCATTGACAGAACCTGCAGCTGTAGCCGTTTATGCAGTTAGACAAAGCAGATTTAATACTGGCGATACTGCAGCAGTATTTGGATGCGGTCCAATCGGACTTCTTATAATTGATGCATTAAGAGCTTCTGGCGCAACAGAAATCTATGCCGTGGAAGTTTCGCCTGAAAGACAGGAAATTGCCAAAAAATTAGGTGCAATAATCGTCGATCCTACGAAAGTAAACTCTGTTGAGTACATAAAAGAAAAAACAAATGGAGGAGTAAATGTTTCATACGAAGTTACAGGAGTTCCAGCAGTATTGCAGCAATCTCTTGAAGCCGCTGAGAAAGATGGAGAGCTTATGGTTGTGAGCATCTGGGAAACAGAGGCCCCTATCCAGCCTAACGAAGTGGTAATTCAAGAAAGAACGATAAAAGGGGTTATTGCATATCGTGATGTGTTCCCTAAAACATTGGAACTGATGAAACAAGGATATTTCTCAAAAGATTTATTAGTAACAAAAAGAATTAAATTAGAAGATATTGTAACTGAAGGATTTGAAGCTCTTGTAAAAGAAAAGAGCCAAGTTAAAATTTTAGTATCACCTAAATAA
- the recN gene encoding DNA repair protein RecN, translating to MLRELRLNNLAIIKKLDLEFNKKFIALTGETGAGKSIILDGISLLIGERSHTDMIRNGEESLFAEGIFELDENQKKRLNELGFEIDDDELIITRYFDRSAKSKITVNGSRLTLSRLKELMVNIIDLVGQHEHQFLLNEEYHLHLLDRFLDDEGKELSKKIRENVNEIKKLNSRIRNIEEEKEKIAEKKDILEFQFNEINNLNLKENEDEELEEEYKILFNAGKINEKLGETSELLKEGEFSILSALGRAKRNLEQLSDLSESYSELYDKIESVLYEVEEISYSVDNFSGDVEMDDEKLEKTVERIDAINKLKLKYGSTITEILEYKDKLEKDLSLVNFENEELENLKAEKNELVSQYFQDGERLSQIRMEIAESLQNTIDIQLSDLNMENAKFKVEITKTEEITAYGINNAEFLIATNVGETFKPLARIASGGEISRIMLALKTVFSAVDNISVLIFDEIDTGISGETVRRVAEKLRELSRNTQIICVTHSPQIAGKAQQQFFIKKEIENNFTETKVRELNTEERIREIARIISGDNITEASVNHAKEIMGLWDKKVLI from the coding sequence ATGTTAAGGGAATTAAGATTAAATAATTTAGCAATAATCAAAAAATTGGATTTAGAATTTAATAAAAAATTTATTGCATTGACTGGGGAAACTGGAGCTGGTAAATCAATTATTCTGGATGGAATTTCACTATTAATTGGTGAAAGAAGTCATACAGATATGATTAGGAATGGGGAAGAAAGCCTTTTTGCAGAAGGTATTTTTGAATTGGATGAAAATCAGAAAAAAAGGCTCAATGAACTTGGGTTTGAGATAGACGATGACGAACTTATCATAACACGGTATTTCGACAGGAGTGCCAAGTCAAAGATTACTGTAAATGGTTCAAGGCTTACTTTGTCAAGATTAAAGGAGCTTATGGTAAATATTATTGATCTGGTTGGGCAGCATGAACATCAGTTCCTCCTGAATGAGGAATACCATTTGCACTTGCTTGACAGATTTCTTGATGACGAGGGAAAGGAACTTTCTAAAAAGATTCGTGAAAACGTAAATGAAATAAAAAAATTAAATTCAAGAATAAGGAATATTGAAGAAGAAAAAGAAAAAATTGCAGAAAAAAAAGATATTCTAGAATTTCAGTTTAATGAAATCAACAATCTTAATCTAAAGGAAAATGAAGATGAAGAGCTGGAAGAAGAGTATAAGATACTTTTCAATGCTGGAAAAATTAACGAAAAGCTGGGAGAAACTTCAGAACTTTTGAAAGAGGGAGAATTTTCGATTTTATCAGCACTTGGAAGGGCTAAGAGAAATTTGGAGCAGCTTTCGGATTTGTCAGAATCTTATAGCGAATTATACGATAAGATTGAGTCTGTACTTTATGAAGTGGAGGAAATTTCGTATTCTGTAGATAATTTTTCTGGAGATGTCGAGATGGACGATGAGAAACTGGAAAAAACTGTCGAAAGAATTGACGCAATTAACAAGCTGAAATTAAAATATGGCTCAACAATTACTGAAATCCTTGAATACAAGGATAAGCTTGAAAAAGATCTGTCATTAGTTAATTTTGAAAATGAAGAGCTGGAAAATTTAAAAGCTGAAAAAAATGAACTGGTAAGCCAATATTTTCAAGATGGTGAAAGACTTAGCCAAATTCGTATGGAAATCGCAGAAAGCCTTCAGAACACAATTGATATTCAGCTAAGCGACTTAAATATGGAAAATGCAAAATTCAAGGTAGAAATTACAAAAACTGAAGAAATAACGGCATACGGCATAAACAACGCAGAATTTTTAATTGCGACAAATGTAGGAGAAACATTCAAGCCGCTTGCCAGAATAGCTTCAGGAGGGGAAATTTCACGTATAATGCTTGCTCTTAAAACTGTGTTTTCTGCTGTTGACAATATCTCCGTACTGATTTTTGATGAAATTGATACCGGAATTTCTGGAGAAACTGTCAGAAGAGTTGCTGAAAAATTACGGGAACTTTCGAGAAACACGCAAATTATCTGTGTAACACATTCCCCACAAATTGCTGGAAAGGCGCAGCAGCAGTTTTTCATCAAAAAGGAAATTGAAAATAACTTTACAGAAACAAAAGTACGGGAATTAAATACGGAAGAAAGAATAAGGGAAATTGCAAGAATTATTTCAGGAGACAACATTACAGAAGCATCTGTTAATCATGCTAAGGAGATAATGGGGCTATGGGACAAAAAAGTATTAATTTAA
- the murA gene encoding UDP-N-acetylglucosamine 1-carboxyvinyltransferase translates to MVDGFRIKGKTPLNGVIKVSGAKNAALPIIIATLVARGEYILRNVPNLRDIRVTMRLLEDLGMETEKLDDNTYKIVNNGFKRTEASYEIVKQMRASFLVMGPMIANLDEAVVSLPGGCAIGSRPVDLHLKGFELLGADITRVHGYVHAKADKLKGAEIPLGFPSVGATQNIMMAAVKTPGKTIISNAAREPEIVDLGNFLNKMGAKITGLGTPNIEIEGVEELHAVEYSIMPDRIEAGTYVIASLVTEGDLKIQDARLEDLGVFKSELEAMGAKFEQDGDILAVIGKVKDLKPSKIKTLPHPGFPTDMQPQMMLLQALVNGGSSMEETVFENRFMHVPEFNRMGADITIKHGIAFINGGLPLTGAEVMSSDLRAGAALVLAALAADGETIVNRVYHIDRGYDKLELKLNTVGAQIERVKLDI, encoded by the coding sequence GTGGTTGATGGATTTAGAATAAAAGGAAAAACACCATTAAATGGTGTTATTAAGGTAAGTGGAGCTAAAAATGCAGCACTTCCGATAATTATAGCGACACTTGTTGCAAGAGGAGAATACATTTTACGAAATGTGCCAAATTTACGTGACATCAGAGTAACAATGAGACTGCTGGAAGATTTGGGAATGGAAACTGAGAAATTAGACGACAATACTTATAAAATTGTAAATAACGGATTTAAAAGGACAGAAGCAAGCTACGAAATTGTAAAGCAGATGAGAGCATCATTCTTAGTAATGGGACCAATGATTGCAAATCTGGATGAAGCAGTTGTTTCACTGCCTGGAGGATGTGCAATTGGTTCGAGACCTGTTGACTTGCATCTAAAAGGATTTGAACTGCTGGGAGCAGATATTACAAGAGTTCATGGATATGTGCATGCAAAAGCCGATAAATTAAAAGGAGCCGAAATTCCATTAGGCTTTCCAAGCGTAGGAGCTACTCAGAACATTATGATGGCGGCAGTAAAAACTCCTGGAAAAACTATTATTTCAAATGCTGCAAGAGAGCCTGAAATTGTTGACTTAGGAAACTTTTTAAACAAAATGGGAGCAAAAATTACAGGACTAGGAACACCAAATATTGAAATTGAAGGAGTTGAAGAGCTTCACGCTGTGGAATATTCGATTATGCCAGATAGAATTGAAGCAGGAACTTATGTGATAGCTTCATTAGTTACAGAAGGAGATTTAAAAATACAGGATGCAAGACTTGAAGACCTCGGAGTATTCAAATCAGAACTGGAAGCAATGGGAGCAAAGTTTGAACAGGATGGAGATATTTTGGCTGTAATAGGAAAAGTAAAAGATTTGAAACCATCAAAGATAAAAACTTTGCCGCATCCAGGATTCCCAACAGACATGCAGCCTCAGATGATGCTGCTGCAAGCCCTTGTAAACGGAGGAAGCTCAATGGAAGAAACTGTATTTGAAAACAGATTTATGCACGTGCCTGAATTTAACAGAATGGGAGCAGATATTACTATAAAACATGGTATTGCCTTTATAAACGGGGGACTTCCTCTAACAGGTGCAGAAGTGATGTCTTCTGACTTAAGAGCGGGAGCAGCGCTGGTTCTTGCGGCACTGGCGGCTGATGGCGAAACAATTGTAAACAGAGTTTACCATATTGACAGAGGATACGATAAATTGGAATTAAAACTGAATACTGTCGGCGCTCAGATTGAAAGAGTTAAGCTTGATATATAA
- the cbiB gene encoding adenosylcobinamide-phosphate synthase CbiB codes for MNFLIKIWIAFILDLIFGDPEKITHPVQIIGKMITFLEKKLYGKKGSFIGGTVLGILVVASTFLVMYGFVKLTKIVKVLEILEIYLMYTVFSVKSLAREGKRVYKILKLGNLKVAREKLSYLVSRDTEKMDKVMIIRSTMETISENMVDGVIAPMFYMFVGGLPLAMAYKAINTLDSMLGYKNEKYAKFGTFSAKLDDVVNFIPARISGIFITAASYILRYNYKNAWKIFKRDRKNHASPNSGHSESAVAGALGVQFGGKVSYFGKEVEKPTIGDKIKEFRLEDIKKNILLMYVTSFVAIFCFSIMHLIINGMFNGVLNSIAYFVTYFFVNMLL; via the coding sequence ATGAATTTTTTAATAAAAATATGGATTGCATTTATTTTGGACTTGATTTTTGGAGATCCAGAGAAAATTACACATCCAGTCCAGATTATTGGTAAAATGATTACATTTTTAGAGAAAAAATTATACGGGAAAAAAGGTAGCTTTATTGGTGGAACAGTTTTAGGTATTTTAGTGGTTGCAAGTACATTTTTAGTAATGTATGGATTTGTGAAATTGACAAAAATTGTAAAAGTTTTGGAAATTTTGGAAATTTATTTGATGTATACAGTATTTTCAGTAAAATCACTGGCTCGTGAAGGGAAAAGAGTTTATAAGATTTTAAAATTAGGAAACTTGAAAGTCGCAAGAGAAAAATTGTCTTATTTGGTTTCAAGAGATACTGAAAAGATGGATAAAGTTATGATTATTAGAAGCACAATGGAAACTATTTCCGAAAATATGGTGGATGGTGTGATTGCACCGATGTTTTATATGTTTGTGGGTGGACTTCCGCTTGCAATGGCTTATAAAGCGATAAATACCCTTGATTCAATGCTTGGATATAAAAATGAGAAATATGCAAAATTTGGTACATTTTCGGCAAAATTAGACGATGTGGTAAACTTTATTCCAGCTAGAATTTCTGGGATTTTTATAACAGCAGCAAGCTATATTTTGAGATACAATTACAAAAATGCATGGAAAATATTTAAAAGAGATAGAAAAAATCACGCAAGTCCAAATTCAGGACATTCAGAAAGTGCAGTAGCGGGAGCTTTAGGAGTACAATTTGGAGGAAAAGTTTCGTATTTTGGAAAAGAAGTTGAAAAGCCGACAATAGGAGACAAGATAAAGGAATTTAGGTTAGAAGATATTAAAAAAAATATATTATTGATGTATGTTACAAGTTTTGTAGCGATATTCTGTTTTTCTATAATGCATTTGATTATAAATGGCATGTTTAATGGTGTTCTTAATTCAATTGCATATTTTGTGACATATTTTTTTGTAAATATGCTATTATAA
- a CDS encoding polyphenol oxidase family protein, with product MFIEKENYFYIEEFEKYGITAVYTKKIAGNMSDYCPIENQEEGIQKKNREKLLEDLNLTDKQEVMAFQTHSNNVKIIDEDTTKYYYEKEEDIDGFLTKRKDIAIFTFYADCLPIFVYDKENQVIGAWHSGWPGTFKEMMKSGLLEMQKHYGTQVENVIMALGIGIGQKDYEVGNEFYDKFVEKFWKNDKEIVKKSFWLNEKTGKYHFDNTKFNELMALKLGIKQENLIVANESTFDKKFHSYRKEGKNAGRATAMISFK from the coding sequence ATGTTTATAGAAAAGGAAAATTATTTTTATATTGAAGAGTTTGAAAAATACGGTATTACAGCAGTTTATACAAAAAAAATTGCTGGAAATATGTCTGATTACTGTCCAATTGAAAATCAGGAAGAAGGAATACAAAAAAAAAATCGTGAAAAGTTATTAGAAGACTTGAATTTAACAGATAAACAGGAAGTAATGGCTTTTCAGACACATTCTAACAATGTAAAAATTATTGATGAGGATACAACGAAATATTATTATGAAAAAGAAGAAGATATTGATGGATTTCTGACAAAAAGGAAAGACATTGCTATTTTTACATTTTATGCGGATTGTTTGCCGATTTTTGTATATGATAAGGAAAATCAGGTTATAGGAGCGTGGCATTCAGGATGGCCAGGGACGTTTAAGGAAATGATGAAATCAGGGCTTTTGGAAATGCAAAAACATTATGGGACGCAAGTAGAGAATGTGATAATGGCGTTAGGAATTGGGATTGGGCAGAAAGATTATGAAGTTGGAAATGAATTTTATGATAAGTTTGTGGAAAAATTTTGGAAAAATGATAAGGAAATTGTAAAAAAATCATTCTGGCTTAATGAGAAAACAGGAAAATATCATTTTGACAATACAAAATTTAATGAACTTATGGCACTCAAACTTGGGATAAAACAGGAAAATTTGATTGTAGCAAATGAAAGCACATTTGATAAAAAATTTCATTCTTATAGAAAGGAGGGAAAAAATGCTGGAAGGGCTACAGCAATGATTAGTTTTAAATAA